TATGATACATACACCATAAACCCCATCATTGCACATCGAGGCGGTAACAAAAAGAGGACGGAATCAATCAAACCaataaagaacaaacaaagaCAATAAGACAGTACCATAAACTCTTTCACAGATCTCGAGAAGACCATCGGGCGGCTTCCGGAAGAACAATTTGCGCAACAACGCCATATCACCGGCCAACTAATCCTCCCAATCCCAGCCTGAAATTCGTAGACATAAAACGAGAAATTGACAAGAATCGATTGATTCCGTGTCGTGAGTTCCTTTCCTGAAGCTCGAACGTTAAAGCTGAGAAATTCCCTTTCCCCTTGGCGGGTTGGGTGAATATGCACAGGGGTTTTCCCGGCAGATGGCTTCGTTAATTTCCTGTGTTTTGTTTGTTAGTAGTTTCAGTTTTCCGTACTTCTGCCATAGCTGATACCGCCAACAGGGATGACGTGGACGCCACGTTTCACCGCCATGTGTAATTCCtgttatttccttttattttcatttttcaccGTCGTATTaacaaatttccttttccCACCGCaaagcatttttattttataaacttattcaaatctattttttttttttttttttcttttttttttctttttttttttaatttaatatttaatatttaatttgaagttaaatCGTTGATTTAatgattcaaataattatttctaattatttattcaactTTGAAACTTGGGTTTCTTaagactttaaaatatatttaataggataaagaattatcaaattttaaatgaaaaattcaatccCAACAAAATTCAATACTTTTGctaactatttaaaattaaatatttaaattttcatatttttattttttgtgttaaGATAAAgttttatcatatttattaaaaaataataataaaggatAACTCTTGAAATTGTCtatatctataaaaaaaaaatttatatacataaaaataataaattccgaactcatttaatataaagtcGGTAGCGCAAGTGGGCCCACGGTTGACATGCAATGCCCCATTGCCGGCCCATGCTAAAAATGAGCCCATATATctcaatagaaaatttaatattaattccaaaatttaatatttttctcaatgaattTTTTCTATATTGATAGATTTATTGTaaaccaaattcaaacttaaaggtagaaattaaatattaaattttgttggacgatgaaagtcccacctcCGGtcatttagggaatgatcatgggtttataagtgaggaatactaacttcattggtacgaggctttttggggaaagccacttaaagtagacaatatcataccattatggaaagtcgtgttcatctaacatgagATGAgtgtcatgccctaaacttagtagtgccaatagattggtaaattctcaacTATGGAAcgaaggactccaaaagaaaaggagtcaagcctcctcaaGTAAAAAATAACTGAGACTCCAAAGAAGtagagcctcgattaaggagaagCGCaatttgtttgaggggaggagttggatgatgaaagttccacgtcgactaatttagggaatgttcatggatttataagtgaggaataagATGGGGCTTTTGGGGAAGTGAATTAAgtcacttttaaaatttaaatgatggGTAATTAAAGANaaaaaaaaaaaaaaaaaaaaaaaaaaaaaaaaaaaaaaaaaaaaaattgacatttCTTCGAGGATGTTTGGACGGTGACCGGAAGGGAGCGGCGGACTTTTGTTTCTCCTCGTGAGTTTCTCGTGGGGCGCGGAAAATGAGTGATAACAACGCAGCTTTGCACACTAGTGGTGAAGGCTCGAAAAGGGCCACCCCTTTAACAATTCTATCCGCGTCTTAGAGAAGGATAAGCCACGGATTTATACCCAATTTCCCATTTCAAACCGAGGCCTCGCATACTTGAGGAACACCCACTAAGAAATTCCCCCATTTCCACCGCCATTGCCTCTCATTCAAAGAGCCCAAGCAAGCGAAGGGGGCCTTCTTAGCTGGGATTTCTTCAATTCTGCGTATAATGGCTTGCAGACTTGCGGATTCCTTGTTTCTTTTCACTGTATGTTTCCCGCCATGTCTCATTTATGGTTTTTGTGTTCTTCGTTTCTTATTGTTTTGGTTTGATTATCAGGGCCCCCATCAGAATTATGCTCGAACCCAGAAAATTGCATCCCATAACGCTCCGGGTATGTATTGGTATCTTCCTTTTGAGTTTTGAGCTATTCAATTAGCTGAATTATCGGCATTCACTTGATATACTGAATTGCTTAGCAGTTGTATGATACAGTAGAAGGGTACATGCTTTGAAGATTGAATTCCATTTGCATTGTTNACGTGGACGCCACGTTTCACCGCCATGTGTAATTCCtgttatttccttttattttcatttttcaccGTCGTATTaacaaatttccttttccCACCGCaaagcatttttattttataaacttattCAAATCTAGNttttctttattcttattttggGTTGTTTAAAGTTTTTCTTTCTGCTGTCCCTTTGAACATAAATAGCTTAGATTTCCATTGTCAATTTTGATGGTTCAAACATGCTTATTCCGATAGACAGGTATATTGGATGTGAAGGGGAAAATAGTATTCCAGAAGAAAATAAAGCGACAAAACTATCTACTTCCTGTGAAGAGGGCTGCAATTTTACGGGCTGTTGCCGTTCCAGTTGCACCACCATCTTCTTCAGCAGACGGTGCTGAATATCGAAAACAATTATCAGAAAGCTATGGATTCGAGCAAATCGGAGAGCCACTTCCTGAAAACGTTAGGCTAAAAGATATCATTGAGTCCCTTCCAAAAGAGGTAGTTTATTTGCTGCAACATTATAGTGTTCAACATCGGTCCCAACTCCCGAGGCATTTGCAACTTTTTGTTGTCAAATAAAATTCTGATGATCTTCAGTTTATGTTTATAGTTACTTACATAGCCTTATTagttcatgttcatgtttcttttcaatttttaaaggTGTTTGAGATCAATGATGTGAAAGCATGGAAATCTGTTCTAGTATCTGTAGCTTCCTACACATTAGGCCTCGTCATGATCGCGAAAGCTCCGTGGTATCTACTACCTTTGGCTTGGGCATGGACCGGAACTGCAATAACAGGGGTTAGTCTTATTGCTTTCCTGTCTATTCTCTCATACTTGTTGGACTTGCAACTCGGAATACTGAAGTTACTGTTCCTTTTTCCTCCTCAAGTTCTTTGTTATAGGTCATGATTGTGCTCACAAATCATTTTCAAGGAACAAGTTAGTGGAAGATATTGTGGGTACTTTGGCTTTCATGCCTTTAATATACCCATATGAGCCTTGGCGGTTTAAGCATGATCAACATCATGCAAAGACAAACATGTAGGACTAATCTCTCCCCCCTCTCTATCTCTATCAAAAACACTTATTTTATCCGTATCTTCTTGCATACGCATAGTTTGATATCGTTCCATGATATATTACGAAGACATCTAGTTAAGCAATGCGAAAGCTCTGATCATTAGTATTGAGAGAACAAAATGAATGGGGCTTAATGTGCCATTATCCATAGCTTGATAGTGCGGTGGTTTGTACACATATCTTATTTTCTCGACACTGTCGAGCATGCAATCGTTCTTCCTTGTATCTTTGGATCAATTAAGCTTGAAAAACTAAATGCATGACTATGATAATTAGGAATCATTATCAGGATGACTTAGCTTTCTCCCTTTCATCTTTTACTTTAGCTGAAGttccatttttattcttatccACGCATATAGGCTGAAAGAAGATACAGCTTGGCATCCTGTGTGGAAAGAGGAATTTGATTCAGCACCTCTTCTGCGTAAAGCAATCGTATATGGATATGGTCCGTTTCGTCCGTGGATGTCTATAGCTCATTGGTAAGTCGGATGGTTCCTTTGCAAGAATAACTCGACTTTAATATCGAGATCTCTTGCATGTGATTTAACCAATTTCTTGCTCTTTCTTGCATTAATATGCAACAATCTGTTCTTATGCATAATAGGTTGTTGTGGCACTTCGATTTGAAAAAGTTCAGACCAAATGAAGTGAAAAGAGTGAAGATAAGCCTAGCTTGCGTTTTTGCATTCATGTTTATTGGATGGCCATTGATCATCTACAAGACCGGAATTATTGGATGGGTCAAGTTCTGGTTAATGCCGTGGCTAGGCTACCACTTTTGGGTAACAtcatttttttggttcaagAATTTAATTGTTCTTTTAGTCACTGTTGTTTACCGACTTACAGTTGTGTCGATAAAAATTACTTTCTATTTCTTGCTTAGATGAGCACTTTCACCATGGTCCATCACACTGCTCCCCATATACCGTTTAAAGCTTCAGAAGAGTGGAACGCAGCTCAAGCACAGCTCAATGGAACAGTTCATTGTGCTTATCCCCAGTGGTAAACTATTAGTTTTTTCATTGTTTGGGCTAGTTCTAAGCTAATAAGGGATGTTTATTTGCTCCCTTCGACAGGATCGAGATTCTCTGCCACGACATTAACGTGCACGTTCCCCACCATATTTCTCCAAGAATACCGAGTTATAACTTACGAGCAGCCCACAAGTCTCTTCAAGAAAACTGGGGAAAGGTAATGGCATTAACTGAATCCATGTCTGCATTCTCTGCCTTGCATATTGCATCTATTTTCCCCTATTGATTCTAACAATCCTAGTTCTTTGTTCCATTCCCCACAACGCATTCTATAGCATCTGAATGAGGCTTCATGGAATTGGCGATTAATGAAAACGATCATGACGATATGCCATGTCTACAGTAAAGAGGAAAACTACGTCGCTTTTGACCGACTCAAACCCGAAGATTCTTATCCCATTACATTCCTCAGGAAAGTTATGCCTGATCTTGCTTGATTTATCTTCAACCTTTAGGACATACAGACACTTcgcttgtttctttctccgcAAACTTTGAGGAATGAATGGAAGGAATCTTGGTGGCCTGCCTTATACTTAGTTAACAGAAAGTAATGATTTGGTGATCCATAAAAGAGAGACCATGTGATTTCTGAAACAGagaaatgttatttttaacaaCTTTAGAGCCGTAGGGGTTTGGTTTTGATTATTTTGGTATTAGCAATTGCATCTCTCTGCTTGTCCTCTCCATAGATTGGTATCTCTTTCACCACCAAATCTTTGGTTGGTTCATATCTCAGTGAGTGTTCGTTTAATAAAACTATCCTTTTCTTAAGAACAGAGGTTGAGATGAAAGAATATTGAGATTATTAATTCATGTAACAATGGCAAAATCCATACAAACTGTTCGCTCTAACACTTTTTCGTTCTGGTTTCTCCGAATCAAGAGGTCCTGCTATGTACATCTTTGTATTTCTTCAACTAGCCTATATCTTACAAATCTAAATGTCATGAAGAGAACCCCTTTTGATATCAGGAAGAAGCAAACCATTAGGTGAATGTTCATAATACGGGCGCAGGTGGTGTCTCCCATATGTCGAAAACATTTTCCTCGCTGTGAAGTGCGAAAAGGCGATCGCCGCCAATGGAGAAGTCACAGATTGAACCACCAAAGCTTCGTCGGAGACGGGACGTTAAAACCCAGTCAGGTCCACACAATACTGATATGGAATCATTCATGGATGAAAAGAGTTGCCCCTCATGTAATGCTAACTTGGGATAGCATGGCTCTTCTGGCATCTTCCCTTTCATCAGCCTGCTTCTTGAACTCCACCTTATGCTTCTTCCTCCGCTGCTGCTTCTCAAATCCAAAAACCCCAAATCTTCGTACTCGTTTACTACGCAGATTGAACTGTTCTCTTCCATGGCTATGGCGTCTCGTACTCGCTTCTCATCTACAGTCAATGGAGCTCCAATGTCCGACCAAGACCAGaccattttcttctccctgaAATCCAACAGGCTAATGTAACAGTTGTCTTTCCTAGGAAACAGAGTAGCGACCAATAAGCAATTGGTTCCATTCAACCATTGAAGCTTGTCGGCGTCCCCAAGTGACCAACCTGCAGGTTCATAGAAGAAGTCTGTTTGTTTTCCTGTCATTTGATCCCAAACGCCAATGCCATACTCATTGCTTCTACCTTTACAACTGgagaatattttataatctGAACTGAAACTTAAAGCTCCGGCTGTGCAGCTCTTTACCTGATTCTCATGACTCACTTGAAACTTATGCCGGAGCTGCCCGGTCGACTTGCAGAACAGGCCCATTCCGCCGTCGCCTCGGCCTAATCTCTCACATACACTGATCATGATACTCTCCGCGTCGATCCACCCTACGTCATTGACTCGCTGATAGTCGAGATTGATCGGAGGGTGTTCGTCGAGCATCCAATCGTAGACGTGAACCATACAGCCATGAGCAATGCAGCAACCACCATCGGGACCGGCTCGGATGGCGGTACCATCTCCCGGGGCTTGGCCTGTCACAGAACGGGAAAGCTTCAATCTATTGCCGTCGAATTGGCCCCATTTGGCGGAGCGGAAATGATCCTGCAGGCCAAAGAAGAGGGCCTCTCGATAGAGGAGTTTCTCCGGCACATTCGACGGAACGTAGAGTTCTCCGGTGCGTAAGAGATCAAGAAGCACGGCGAAGCAATCAGGGTTCCGATCAATGAAGAATTCATCGGAATTAAGCGATTGTAAATCCCAATTGTCATCGAAAAGTGACCCAAATAGAGAATTCCGGCGGGCAGTCGCGATAGTTGTAGCCGTCGTTTCAAACATTCTACCCCCAACATTGAATCTCACCCTATCTTTCTGAATTCCCATGATTAAGTTCCCTAGAAATGGGAAAACCCAAACGGATTAAACTTCCCCTTCAAGATAAACCAAATTTCTGGAGGTATTGCAGGAGAGTCAAAACAGAGGAATTATCTCTCCTGCGGAGTTGGAGAAAACAAATAGGCTAAAATTAGAAGACAAACCAACCTAGAGATAATCAAACATGAATAGA
This sequence is a window from Cucurbita pepo subsp. pepo cultivar mu-cu-16 chromosome LG04, ASM280686v2, whole genome shotgun sequence. Protein-coding genes within it:
- the LOC111792328 gene encoding BTB/POZ domain-containing protein At2g24240-like; amino-acid sequence: MGIQKDRVRFNVGGRMFETTATTIATARRNSLFGSLFDDNWDLQSLNSDEFFIDRNPDCFAVLLDLLRTGELYVPSNVPEKLLYREALFFGLQDHFRSAKWGQFDGNRLKLSRSVTGQAPGDGTAIRAGPDGGCCIAHGCMVHVYDWMLDEHPPINLDYQRVNDVGWIDAESIMISVCERLGRGDGGMGLFCKSTGQLRHKFQVSHENQVKSCTAGALSFSSDYKIFSSCKGRSNEYGIGVWDQMTGKQTDFFYEPAGWSLGDADKLQWLNGTNCLLVATLFPRKDNCYISLLDFREKKMVWSWSDIGAPLTVDEKRVRDAIAMEENSSICVVNEYEDLGFLDLRSSSGGRSIRWSSRSRLMKGKMPEEPCYPKLALHEGQLFSSMNDSISVLCGPDWVLTSRLRRSFGGSICDFSIGGDRLFALHSEENVFDIWETPPAPVL
- the LOC111792327 gene encoding omega-6 fatty acid desaturase, chloroplastic-like, whose amino-acid sequence is MACRLADSLFLFTGPHQNYARTQKIASHNAPGILDVKGKIVFQKKIKRQNYLLPVKRAAILRAVAVPVAPPSSSADGAEYRKQLSESYGFEQIGEPLPENVRLKDIIESLPKEVFEINDVKAWKSVLVSVASYTLGLVMIAKAPWYLLPLAWAWTGTAITGFFVIGHDCAHKSFSRNKLVEDIVGTLAFMPLIYPYEPWRFKHDQHHAKTNMLKEDTAWHPVWKEEFDSAPLLRKAIVYGYGPFRPWMSIAHWLLWHFDLKKFRPNEVKRVKISLACVFAFMFIGWPLIIYKTGIIGWVKFWLMPWLGYHFWMSTFTMVHHTAPHIPFKASEEWNAAQAQLNGTVHCAYPQWIEILCHDINVHVPHHISPRIPSYNLRAAHKSLQENWGKHLNEASWNWRLMKTIMTICHVYSKEENYVAFDRLKPEDSYPITFLRKVMPDLA